A stretch of the Papaver somniferum cultivar HN1 chromosome 6, ASM357369v1, whole genome shotgun sequence genome encodes the following:
- the LOC113289250 gene encoding proline-rich receptor-like protein kinase PERK1 codes for MAVPPVAAPSPKSSPPADDPKSSPPPTATPPPSPPPSSPPPSAPPPEPKSTPPPQPPPDASPPPSPKPDSSPPPSTTPSPPVTPPPSSPPPSSTPPTNLSPPISPPPQLPSSPTQSSPPLPLISPPGSILPPQLPTAPTAPGVFFPPPNSPPSRTPPSTHTPTSNQRSSPSQQSPSQNDELSEKLPLIVGATAGICFLLAAMIIIIVVCCKKKKKGNFVNAQYYGNAPSMGPQGYNVAQNPTWYNTNNPNNVGPPPGLLVPPPGAGWTQHPQVNSSGEVGSNSSDPQQYVTSPGYHQNHNLPLSPGGGGGLSVNKSSFAYNELSQATNGFSTANLLGQGGFGYVHKGVLPNGKVVAVKSLKSGSGQGEREFQAEVDIISRVHHRHLVSLVGYCIAGGQRMLVYEFVPNKTLEFHLHGNGNPVMGWSNRLKIALGAAKGLAYLHEDCHPRIIHRDIKSANILIDNNFEAMVADFGLAKLSQDNYTHVSTRIMGTFGYLAPEYASSGKLTEKSDVFSFGVMLLELITGRRPIDTTNAYMEDSLVDWARPIITNPDGGFQELVDPRLEGNYDLGEMSCMVACASASIRHSARRRPKMSQIVRALEGDVSLEMLNEGVKPGQSTAFQANTSEYGTGAYNADIQRFRQMALGSNRDTESMNFTSGATRAYGLEPSSTSDSSSGEVVSQVTAKSKCPIY; via the exons ATGGCTGTACCCCCTGTAGCTGCTCCATCACCAAAATCATCTCCACCAGCTGATGATCCAAAATCATCTCCACCACCTACAGCAACACCTCCACCTTCACCACCACCGTCTTCACCGCCACCATCTGCACCACCACCAGAACCGAAGtcgacaccaccaccacaaccgccACCTGACGCATCACCCCCACCATCACCAAAACCTGACTCATCCCCACCACCATCTACAACACCATCACCTCCTGTAACACCAcccccatcatcaccaccaccttcatcaacGCCACCAACAAATTTATCACCACCAATTTCTCCTCCTCCTCAATTACCATCATCTCCAACGCAATCATCACCACCTCTTCCTCTAATTTCTCCACCAGGCAGTATCCTTCCACCTCAATTACCTACAGCACCAACAGCTCCTGGTGTGTTTTTTCCGCCTCCGAATTCACCACCTAGCAGAACACCACCGTCAACTCATACACCAACATCTAATCAGAGAAGTTCTCCGTCACAACAGTCGCCGTCTCAAAATGACGAACTTTCTGAGAAGTTACCTCTCATAGTTGGTGCTACTGCTGGGATATGTTTTCTCCTTGCTGCTATGATTATCATCATTGTGGTTTGctgcaagaaaaaaaagaagggaaACTTCGTGAATGCTCAATACTACGGCAATGCTCCTTCTATGGGACCGCAAG GGTATAACGTAGCACAAAATCCGACTTGGTACAACACCAACAATCCAAATAATGTTGGACCACCTCCAGGTTTATTGGTTCCGCCACCTGGTGCAGGATGGACTCAACATCCCCAAGTTAATAGCAGTGGTGAAGTGGGTTCCAATTCATCTGACCCACAGCAGTATGTAACATCTCCCGGGTACCACCAAAACCATAATCTGCCACTAtctcctggtggtggtggtggtctttCAGTGAACAAGAGCAGTTTTGCCTATAATGAACTTTCTCAAGCTACAAATGGTTTCTCTACAGCTAATTTATTAGGCCAAGGTGGGTTTGGTTATGTGCACAAAGGTGTGTTACCCAATGGTAAAGTAGTCGCAGTGAAGAGTCTCAAGTCTGGTTCGGGACAAGGTGAGAGAGAATTTCAAGCTGAGGTTGATATCATCAGCCGTGTTCATCATCGCCATCTTGTCTCCCTAGTTGGTTATTGTATTGCTGGAGGACAGCGGATGCTGGTTTACGAATTCGTTCCCAATAAAACACTTGAGTTTCACCTCCATG GAAACGGCAATCCAGTTATGGGATGGTCTAATAGGCTTAAGATTGCCTTGGGTGCAGCAAAAGGTCTCGCTTACCTTCATGAAGATT GTCATCCTCGAATCATTCACCGTGACATTAAAAGTGCTAATATTCTAATCGACAACAATTTTGAAGCCATG GTGGCAGATTTTGGATTGGCGAAGTTGTCTCAAGATAACTATACTCATGTCTCAACACGTATCATGGGAACTTTCGG GTATTTGGCTCCTGAATACGCATCGAGTGGCAAGCTAACAGAGAAATCTGATGTTTTTTCCTTTGGCGTTATGCTTTTAGAATTGATAACAGGAAGGCGACCCATTGATACTACAAATGCGTACATGGAAGACAGCTTAGTAGATTGG GCTAGGCCTATTATAACAAACCCTGATGGCGGTTTCCAAGAGCTGGTCGATCCACGATTAGAAGGCAACTATGACCTTGGTGAAATGTCCTGCATGGTAGCATGTGCTTCTGCTAGCATTCGCCACTCTGCCAGGAGAAGACCGAAAATGAGTCAG ATAGTTCGGGCCTTGGAAGGAGATGTATCTTTAGAGATGTTGAATGAAGGAGTAAAACCAGGCCAAAGTACTGCATTCCAGGCAAACACATCGGAATACGGCACTGGAGCATATAATGCAGATATACAAAGGTTCAGACAGATGGCACTGGGTTCAAACCGCGATACAGAAAGTATGAATTTTACTAGTGGAGCTACAAGGGCTTATGGACTTGAACCTTCTTCTACCAGTGACAGTTCTTCTGGAGAAGTAGTTAGTCAAGTTACAGCCAAATCGAAATGCCCTATTTACTAA
- the LOC113289248 gene encoding SWI/SNF complex subunit SWI3D-like isoform X1 yields MEGGKGKGETNTSATSTTTSNSKQPQQVVGAPQNQQQQPGPRRRNGALKRKAANNSSSAGPSKRLTRERNNLIPHHILYNNGPITRARQSPNKFGASESSAAVSAGGSGVTSSSTVSTPQNLNDPLPNPVSSVDGEIINTIEESNKTKYEELERDLDPVIDAEFEAVRSHGDAAHVIPTHAGWFSWEKVHPLEEHALQSFFNGESEKRTPDSYMEIRNLIVKKFHEDPKASFDSKDLPELSAGELDDRQEVMAFLDHWGLINFKPFPLADASMALPDGDGATKTSSLVEKLYHFEAVESRPWGSFKPDLAAPVLPPRLYPESFIAEEVRPEGPAVEYHCNSCSGDCSRKRYHCQKQADFDLCSECYNNGKFDAGMSHADFILMESAEPGVNGGSWTDQETLLLLEALELFGPNWSEIAEHVATKTKTQCILHFVQMPIEDSFFEVRPAKDDVEANLEANIVTGSSANDLSGLKDAPGTKESKVEPDIDSNSVEITPDTTKGKSAIDSDSPAKKDALAETTKDQSVTHEEQPLSPSMDISKPKDTIEVNLAVETSANIALNALKEAFQTVGSLPEPGEKFSFTEAGNPVMALAAYLAGLVEFDYAAASTRSSLKIISDKSAAIQLAARHCFVLEDSTDTGNIPSVIESFDLEMSDKVVQKEEQNIQENSTSVLDGSSTTTTSPKKKSEEAIQKEKESLFSSGDEGKSTLSSAKILDDETVPQNDTPVVEKEPSDSALPREDTPNVVKESSDSTLPHEEPASTAIESVDVPLPAQATPSSVKESSGAVEEASECPETPEAPEAVDKLSNTASLEAKEFKQAAACNLTVENGENTGNDDKKVIGIKEEKDIGLNKNKDDHNIQRIKRAAITALSAAAVKAKLLAKQEEDEIQQLATFLIDKQLQKLELKLSFFTEMESVITRVREQMDRSRQKLYQERAQIIASRLGYPASASRTVMPSFPTNRVAMSYANALPRQQPGTNFQRPQMMASMVRPSGPHLSTPSIPSRTVAGASPNNT; encoded by the exons ATGGAaggaggaaaaggtaaaggagaaACCAACACTTCcgccaccagcaccaccacctcaAATTCCAAACAACCACAACAAGTGGTGGGAGCACCacagaatcaacaacaacaacccgGTCCTAGAAGAAGAAATGGTGCCCTAAAACGAAAAGCAGCAAATAATTCATCTTCAGCTGGACCATCAAAACGTTTAACTAGAGAAAGAAACAACCTAATTCCTCATCATATTCTTTATAATAATGGTCCTATAACTCGAGCTCGTCAATCTCCAAATAAATTTGGTGCTTCTGAATCTTCTGCTGCTGTTTCTGCTGGTGGCTCCGGTGTCACTTCGTCTTCCACAGTGTCTACTCCACAAAATCTCAACGACCCTTTACCTAATCCTGTGTCATCTGTTGATGGAGAAATTATCAACACCATTGAAGAATCTAATAAGACTAAATACGAGGAATTAGAAAGAGATTTAGACCCTGTTATTGATGCGGAGTTTGAAGCTGTTAGATCTCATGGTGATGCTGCTCATGTTATTCCTACTCATGCTG GTTGGTTTTCATGGGAGAAAGTCCACCCACTTGAGGAACATGCATTGCAATCTTTCTTCAACGGGGAATCGGAGAAACGGACTCCTGATTCTTATATGGAAATTAGGAATTTAATTGttaaaaaatttcatgaggatccaaaGGCTTCATTCGACTCAAAAGATTTGCCGGAGCTCTCTGCTGGGGAGTTGGATGACAGACAGGAGGTGATGGCATTTTTGGATCATTGGGGTTTGATAAATTTTAAGCCATTTCCACTCGCTGATGCTAGTATGGCTCTTCCTGATGGCGATGGAGCTACTAAGACATCTTCACTGGTTGAGAAGTTGTATCATTTTGAAGCAGTTGAATCTCGTCCATGGGGAAGTTTTAAGCCAGATTTAGCTGCACCTGTCTTGCCTCCGAGGTTGTATCCGGAATCTTTCATTGCTGAGGAGGTGAGGCCAGAGGGACCTGCTGTTGAGTACCATTGTAACTCATGCTCAGGAGATTGTTCGCGCAAGCGTTACCATTGCCAGAAGCAG GCAGATTTCGATCTATGTTCTGAGTGTTATAATAATGGGAAGTTTGATGCTGGAATGTCGCACGCTGATTTCATTCTCATGGAATCTGCAGAACCGGGTGTAAATGGTGGGAGTTGGACAGATCAGGAGACCCTTCTCCTTCTTGAAGCCTTAGAATTATTTGGACCAAACTGGAGTGAGATTGCTGAGCATGTTgcaacaaaaactaaaacccaatGTATCTTGCATTTTGTTCAAATGCCAATTGAGGATTCCTTTTTTGAAGTTAGGCCAGCTAAGGATGATGTTGAGGCTAATCTCGAGGCGAATATAGTTACGGGTTCAAGTGCTAATGATTTATCTGGTTTGAAAGATGCTCCTGGGACAAAGGAGAGCAAAGTTGAGCCAGATATTGATTCAAATTCTGTGGAGATTACTCCTGACACAACTAAGGGCAAAAGTGCTATCGATTCTGATTCACCTGCTAAGAAAGATGCTCTTGCTGAAACAACCAAAGACCAGAGTGTGACTCATGAAGAGCAACCTTTGTCTCCCTCAATGGACATTTCAAAACCGAAGGATACCATTGAAGTAAATCTCGCTGTGGAAACAAGTGCTAACATTGCACTGAATGCTCTGAAGGAAGCATTCCAGACTGTTGGTTCTCTTCCAGAACCTGGAGAGAAGTTTTCATTTACGGAAGCAGGGAATCCTGTCATGGCATTG GCAGCATATCTTGCTGGTTTGGTGGAATTTGATTATGCAGCTGCATCAACTCGCAGTTCACTAAAAATTATATCTGACAAATCTGCAGCCATTCAGTTAGCCGCAAGGCACTGTTTTGTCCTTGAAGATTCAACAGATACCGGAAACATCCCTTCTGTCATTGAAAG TTTTGATTTGGAAATGTCTGATAAGGTGGTTCAGAAAGAGGAGCAAAACATCCAGGAAAACAGTACATCTGTTTTGGATGGAAGTTCCACAACTACAACTTCCCCTAAAAAGAAGTCAGAGGAAgcaattcaaaaagaaaaagagtctTTGTTTTCTTCAGGTGATGAAGGCAAATCTACTCTGAGTAGTGCAAAAATATTAGATGATGAAACTGTTCCTCAAAATGACACACCAGTGGTTGAGAAGGAGCCTAGTGATTCAGCTTTGCCTCGTGAGGATACACCAAACGTTGTAAAGGAGTCTAGTGATTCTACTTTGCCGCATGAGGAACCGGCAAGTACTGCGATAGAGTCAGTTGACGTGCCATTACCAGCTCAGGCTACACCAAGCTCAGTAAAGGAATCTAGTGGTGCAGTAGAAGAGGCCTCTGAGTGTCCTGAGACACCTGAGGCACCTGAGGCTGTCGACAAACTGTCTAATACAGCTTCCTTGGAAGCAAAAGAGTTTAAACAAGCAGCTGCGTGTAATTTAACAGTCGAGAATGGAGAAAATACAG GGAACGACGATAAAAAAGTGATTGGTATCAAGGAAGAGAAGGATATTGGCTTGAACAAAAACAAAGATGACCATAATATCCAAAGAATAAAGCGTGCTGCAATTACTGCCCTGTCAGCTGCCGCTGTGAAGGCAAAGCTTCTTGCAAAGCAGGAAGAAGATGAAATTCAACAACTAGCTACATTTTTAATTGATAAACAG TTACAGAAGTTGGAGCTAAAGTTATCTTTCTTTACGGAGATGGAAAGTGTGATTACAAGGGTTAGGGAACAAATGGACAGATCGAGACAAAAACTTTACCAAGAAAGGGCCCAGATAATTGCTTCACGACTTGGCTATCCTGCTTCTGCATCCAGAACAGTGATGCCATCATTCCCTACTAACAGAGTTGCAATGAGTTACGCAAACGCATTGCCAAGACAGCAGCCCGGTACAAACTTTCAAAGGCCACAAATGATGGCAAGTATGGTGAGACCATCAGGTCCTCACCTTTCTACCCCATCCATTCCTAGCAGGACTGTTGCAGGTGCTTCACCTAATAATACGTAA
- the LOC113289248 gene encoding SWI/SNF complex subunit SWI3D-like isoform X2, producing MEGGKGKGETNTSATSTTTSNSKQPQQVVGAPQNQQQQPGPRRRNGALKRKAANNSSSAGPSKRLTRERNNLIPHHILYNNGPITRARQSPNKFGASESSAAVSAGGSGVTSSSTVSTPQNLNDPLPNPVSSVDGEIINTIEESNKTKYEELERDLDPVIDAEFEAVRSHGDAAHVIPTHAGWFSWEKVHPLEEHALQSFFNGESEKRTPDSYMEIRNLIVKKFHEDPKASFDSKDLPELSAGELDDRQEVMAFLDHWGLINFKPFPLADASMALPDGDGATKTSSLVEKLYHFEAVESRPWGSFKPDLAAPVLPPRLYPESFIAEEVRPEGPAVEYHCNSCSGDCSRKRYHCQKQADFDLCSECYNNGKFDAGMSHADFILMESAEPGVNGGSWTDQETLLLLEALELFGPNWSEIAEHVATKTKTQCILHFVQMPIEDSFFEVRPAKDDVEANLEANIVTGSSANDLSGLKDAPGTKESKVEPDIDSNSVEITPDTTKGKSAIDSDSPAKKDALAETTKDQSVTHEEQPLSPSMDISKPKDTIEVNLAVETSANIALNALKEAFQTVGSLPEPGEKFSFTEAGNPVMALAAYLAGLVEFDYAAASTRSSLKIISDKSAAIQLAARHCFVLEDSTDTGNIPSVIESFDLEMSDKVVQKEEQNIQENSTSVLDGSSTTTTSPKKKSEEAIQKEKESLFSSGDEGKSTLSSAKILDDETVPQNDTPVVEKEPSDSALPREDTPNVVKESSDSTLPHEEPASTAIESVDVPLPAQATPSSVKESSGAVEEASECPETPEAPEAVDKLSNTASLEAKEFKQAAACNLTVENGENTGNDDKKVIGIKEEKDIGLNKNKDDHNIQRIKRAAITALSAAAVKAKLLAKQEEDEIQQLATFLIDKQKLELKLSFFTEMESVITRVREQMDRSRQKLYQERAQIIASRLGYPASASRTVMPSFPTNRVAMSYANALPRQQPGTNFQRPQMMASMVRPSGPHLSTPSIPSRTVAGASPNNT from the exons ATGGAaggaggaaaaggtaaaggagaaACCAACACTTCcgccaccagcaccaccacctcaAATTCCAAACAACCACAACAAGTGGTGGGAGCACCacagaatcaacaacaacaacccgGTCCTAGAAGAAGAAATGGTGCCCTAAAACGAAAAGCAGCAAATAATTCATCTTCAGCTGGACCATCAAAACGTTTAACTAGAGAAAGAAACAACCTAATTCCTCATCATATTCTTTATAATAATGGTCCTATAACTCGAGCTCGTCAATCTCCAAATAAATTTGGTGCTTCTGAATCTTCTGCTGCTGTTTCTGCTGGTGGCTCCGGTGTCACTTCGTCTTCCACAGTGTCTACTCCACAAAATCTCAACGACCCTTTACCTAATCCTGTGTCATCTGTTGATGGAGAAATTATCAACACCATTGAAGAATCTAATAAGACTAAATACGAGGAATTAGAAAGAGATTTAGACCCTGTTATTGATGCGGAGTTTGAAGCTGTTAGATCTCATGGTGATGCTGCTCATGTTATTCCTACTCATGCTG GTTGGTTTTCATGGGAGAAAGTCCACCCACTTGAGGAACATGCATTGCAATCTTTCTTCAACGGGGAATCGGAGAAACGGACTCCTGATTCTTATATGGAAATTAGGAATTTAATTGttaaaaaatttcatgaggatccaaaGGCTTCATTCGACTCAAAAGATTTGCCGGAGCTCTCTGCTGGGGAGTTGGATGACAGACAGGAGGTGATGGCATTTTTGGATCATTGGGGTTTGATAAATTTTAAGCCATTTCCACTCGCTGATGCTAGTATGGCTCTTCCTGATGGCGATGGAGCTACTAAGACATCTTCACTGGTTGAGAAGTTGTATCATTTTGAAGCAGTTGAATCTCGTCCATGGGGAAGTTTTAAGCCAGATTTAGCTGCACCTGTCTTGCCTCCGAGGTTGTATCCGGAATCTTTCATTGCTGAGGAGGTGAGGCCAGAGGGACCTGCTGTTGAGTACCATTGTAACTCATGCTCAGGAGATTGTTCGCGCAAGCGTTACCATTGCCAGAAGCAG GCAGATTTCGATCTATGTTCTGAGTGTTATAATAATGGGAAGTTTGATGCTGGAATGTCGCACGCTGATTTCATTCTCATGGAATCTGCAGAACCGGGTGTAAATGGTGGGAGTTGGACAGATCAGGAGACCCTTCTCCTTCTTGAAGCCTTAGAATTATTTGGACCAAACTGGAGTGAGATTGCTGAGCATGTTgcaacaaaaactaaaacccaatGTATCTTGCATTTTGTTCAAATGCCAATTGAGGATTCCTTTTTTGAAGTTAGGCCAGCTAAGGATGATGTTGAGGCTAATCTCGAGGCGAATATAGTTACGGGTTCAAGTGCTAATGATTTATCTGGTTTGAAAGATGCTCCTGGGACAAAGGAGAGCAAAGTTGAGCCAGATATTGATTCAAATTCTGTGGAGATTACTCCTGACACAACTAAGGGCAAAAGTGCTATCGATTCTGATTCACCTGCTAAGAAAGATGCTCTTGCTGAAACAACCAAAGACCAGAGTGTGACTCATGAAGAGCAACCTTTGTCTCCCTCAATGGACATTTCAAAACCGAAGGATACCATTGAAGTAAATCTCGCTGTGGAAACAAGTGCTAACATTGCACTGAATGCTCTGAAGGAAGCATTCCAGACTGTTGGTTCTCTTCCAGAACCTGGAGAGAAGTTTTCATTTACGGAAGCAGGGAATCCTGTCATGGCATTG GCAGCATATCTTGCTGGTTTGGTGGAATTTGATTATGCAGCTGCATCAACTCGCAGTTCACTAAAAATTATATCTGACAAATCTGCAGCCATTCAGTTAGCCGCAAGGCACTGTTTTGTCCTTGAAGATTCAACAGATACCGGAAACATCCCTTCTGTCATTGAAAG TTTTGATTTGGAAATGTCTGATAAGGTGGTTCAGAAAGAGGAGCAAAACATCCAGGAAAACAGTACATCTGTTTTGGATGGAAGTTCCACAACTACAACTTCCCCTAAAAAGAAGTCAGAGGAAgcaattcaaaaagaaaaagagtctTTGTTTTCTTCAGGTGATGAAGGCAAATCTACTCTGAGTAGTGCAAAAATATTAGATGATGAAACTGTTCCTCAAAATGACACACCAGTGGTTGAGAAGGAGCCTAGTGATTCAGCTTTGCCTCGTGAGGATACACCAAACGTTGTAAAGGAGTCTAGTGATTCTACTTTGCCGCATGAGGAACCGGCAAGTACTGCGATAGAGTCAGTTGACGTGCCATTACCAGCTCAGGCTACACCAAGCTCAGTAAAGGAATCTAGTGGTGCAGTAGAAGAGGCCTCTGAGTGTCCTGAGACACCTGAGGCACCTGAGGCTGTCGACAAACTGTCTAATACAGCTTCCTTGGAAGCAAAAGAGTTTAAACAAGCAGCTGCGTGTAATTTAACAGTCGAGAATGGAGAAAATACAG GGAACGACGATAAAAAAGTGATTGGTATCAAGGAAGAGAAGGATATTGGCTTGAACAAAAACAAAGATGACCATAATATCCAAAGAATAAAGCGTGCTGCAATTACTGCCCTGTCAGCTGCCGCTGTGAAGGCAAAGCTTCTTGCAAAGCAGGAAGAAGATGAAATTCAACAACTAGCTACATTTTTAATTGATAAACAG AAGTTGGAGCTAAAGTTATCTTTCTTTACGGAGATGGAAAGTGTGATTACAAGGGTTAGGGAACAAATGGACAGATCGAGACAAAAACTTTACCAAGAAAGGGCCCAGATAATTGCTTCACGACTTGGCTATCCTGCTTCTGCATCCAGAACAGTGATGCCATCATTCCCTACTAACAGAGTTGCAATGAGTTACGCAAACGCATTGCCAAGACAGCAGCCCGGTACAAACTTTCAAAGGCCACAAATGATGGCAAGTATGGTGAGACCATCAGGTCCTCACCTTTCTACCCCATCCATTCCTAGCAGGACTGTTGCAGGTGCTTCACCTAATAATACGTAA